From a single Oreochromis niloticus isolate F11D_XX linkage group LG3, O_niloticus_UMD_NMBU, whole genome shotgun sequence genomic region:
- the LOC102079288 gene encoding lactose-binding lectin l-2-like yields MKMMTGFLHVCVMMTFTHSLSVPEETTVPALPEETTVPDGDNWGTPPPPPSTEDDSFGGWHPSCPDGWSMHSQQCLLFVPKNMIWDDAQNNCQSRGGQLASVYNDLQADEIHEELKRAGHDHGAFWVGGHNSPGNPSWSWSDYMGISAFADFCNGDTAKDEHHCLQITFSEEKSGCLESMDCETELPSICGNIIM; encoded by the exons ATGAAGATGATGACTGggtttctgcatgtgtgtgtcatgATGACTTTCACACACAGTCTCT CTGTTCCAGAGGAAACAACTGTACCAG CTCTTCCAGAGGAAACAACTGTGCCAG ATGGAGACAACTGGGGaacaccaccacctccaccatctACAGAAG atgactCATTTGGGGGCTGGCATCCATCTTGCCCAGATGGATGGAGTATGCACAGTCAACAGTGCCTCCTCTTTGTTCCAAAAAACATGATCTGGGACGATGCTCAG AATAACTGTCAGTCTCGTGGAGGACAGCTTGCATCCGTGTATAATGACCTTCAAGCTGATGAGATTCATGAGGAGCTGAAGCGTGCTGGACATGATCATGGAGCATTTTGGGTTGGAGGCCATAATAGTCCAGGG AATCCTTCTTGGTCCTGGAGTGATTATATGGGAATCTCTGCTTTTGCTGACTTTTGTAATGGAGACACAGCCAAAGATGAGCACCACTGTTTGCAAATAACTTTTAGTG AGGAAAAGAGTGGATGCTTAGAGAGCATGGACTGTGAAACTGAGCTCCCATCTATCTGTGGAAACATTATTATGTAA
- the LOC109199421 gene encoding lactose-binding lectin l-2-like — protein sequence MKMMTGFLHVCVMMTFTHSLSVPEETTVPALPEETTVPDGDNWGTPPPPPSTEDDSFGGWHPSCPDGWSMHSQQCLLFVPKNMIWDDAQNNCQSRGGQLASVYNDLQADEIHEELKRAGHDHGAFWVGGHNSPGNPSWSWSDYMGISAFADFCNGDTAKDEHHCLQITFSEEKSGCLESMDCETELPSICGNIIM from the exons ATGAAGATGATGACTGggtttctgcatgtgtgtgtcatgATGACTTTCACACACAGTCTCT CTGTTCCAGAGGAAACAACTGTACCAG CTCTTCCAGAGGAAACAACTGTGCCAG ATGGAGACAACTGGGGaacaccaccacctccaccatctACAGAAG atgactCATTTGGGGGCTGGCATCCATCTTGCCCAGATGGATGGAGTATGCACAGTCAACAGTGCCTCCTCTTTGTTCCAAAAAACATGATCTGGGATGATGCTCAG AATAACTGTCAGTCTCGTGGAGGACAGCTTGCATCCGTGTATAATGACCTTCAAGCTGATGAGATTCATGAGGAGCTGAAGCGTGCTGGACATGATCATGGAGCATTTTGGGTTGGAGGCCATAATAGTCCAGGG AATCCTTCTTGGTCCTGGAGTGATTATATGGGAATCTCTGCTTTTGCTGACTTTTGTAATGGAGACACAGCCAAAGATGAGCACCACTGTTTGCAAATAACTTTTAGTG AGGAAAAGAGTGGATGCTTAGAGAGCATGGACTGTGAAACTGAGCTCCCATCTATCTGTGGAAACATTATTATGTAA